The stretch of DNA TCTCGCAGAGCTCAACGCCCCTCGAGTTGCGGAGATGGGGCGCAGACTTTCTGGCGGAGACGTTCGCGTCCCAGGCGGTAACACCGGACGAGAAACAGCAAATGTCCTTGGGCGTGCTTGACACGCTGAAGGGCTATCTGAACAGGAGAGAGTTAAtgggcgaagatgaggacaaGAGTGTTGTGAAGAGTGCTGTGCAATGCGCCGCGAGCATATACCCGCACGTTTTCAGACACACGGTCAGCAATACGGCCGACAGCGACACATGGGGCAAGGTAGCCGCGATTAAAAGCAGCATACTGCGCAGAATGGACACTGCGCCACCCGGAGTGCGCATATGTTGTATCAAGTTTGTCGCTGCTGTGGTGCAGACCCAGACACCGGGCATGATAGCAGATCCACGGCGGCCAGAAAACAATGAGATCAGTCTAGCATTGGTCCCAAGAGATCATCCTGTGATTCCGCCTGCCAAcctggaagcagaagcatcGGGACTTCTGGATAGACTTCTTGGTGTGCTCCAGGACAACTCAAGTGATCCACTTATCATTACTGCCACGCTCAATGCGCTCTCCAATTTGGTGCATCGACGTGCGAGCATATCAAGCAAGATTCTCTCTGCGATCCTCGCTTTCATCCCGCCGACTCCACCAAGCGGGAGCATCAAAGATAAGCTCTCGTTCAAGAGCATGACGCGAACAGCTATGTCTTTTGTCCTCAATTGCATCAAGAGGAACCCAAATGGCCCGTTCGGCCCCCGATTACAGCAACACCATGAACGGTTGAAACACAATCTCAATGCGGTGCTCTCAGAAAACCCACAACTCAAGCGAGCAGCGCCGGACGAGCCGATAGATGGCCTGGACGACGCTAAACGCCAAAGGCTCAACAAGGACGCCACGAATGGAACCTCAATATTGCAACAACAGACACCTTCTTATGCGGCCTTACCAGCCGGTCCCATATCACTAGCACAGCTGTGGACACTGACCACCAACCAGAATGCTGCGTCGTTTCATGTCGAAAGAGTGCCACGTGACAGCGTGATACAACTTGTTCAGGCGCTGATACCTTCTATACCGGATGATAAGCTGTCAATGGCCGTGAACATCATGCGATCGCGTTTGCTGAGCCTGAACAAGGCTAGCGACAACGCCAAGGGACCACCAGCCGGAGCGATTGGGGCCAGCGATGAGCGTCCGAAAAACGAATATCCTTCTGGTGAAAGTGAGCAAGTGGCCAACAGACTCGATAACGCTCCTCCGGAAGGGCCTGATGGTGACGTGGCGATTGGTCCCTTCAGTCTACCTGCACCTCCACCCCTATCGAGCCAGGAGAGGGAGGAGTACTCTTCCATGGCCGTGCAACGAGTTTTCGCAACACTATCAGACTTGGATAGAGAAGCTAGAACCAAGGGCAAGCCGGTCCTGTCACAATATGGCCTTAATCGCCTTGCAACGACAGCAGCCATCGGGCATGATCGAGATGGATGGATAGTGATGGCTACAAGGCTGGCCACTCGAgcctccttcgacctcgAGGGGGATCAAGCTATCGTCAAGACAGAGGACTACGATGGCACGCTGATCAAGAAAGGCCACAAAACTACACTAAATTATGCTTTGCGAGCGGCTTTGCTCACGTACGTGATGGAGAATTTTCGAGCCCGCATTGATGCAGCCATCATCTGGTTGAATGAAGAGTGGTATTCCGAGAAGCTTTTGCAGAAGCAAAGACAGGACGACGGCGAGGACGTGGAAGATGACGACTTGCCGAATTACTGGCATTGGACGCTGCGTTTACTGGACATGATGATGCCGTACTTCGACGTCAAAGACGGACGCGTGCTTATTAGGCTGCTCTCCGAAGTGCCCGCCGTGAACCGAGCCATCTTTGATCGAGTCAAGAAGATCGCCGAAGATCCAGAGCGGATCTTGATAAGCACGAATGCGCTGCTATATCTAATCATGTTTCGGCCGCCAGTGCGGCAGATGGCCATTGATTGTGCCGAGGAAATGTACAGGGAGAATAGCGACGCGAGATCAGCGGCGAAGAAACTTCTTGCAAAATGGAGGCCAGGCGTGGTGGAACAGGCAGGCGCTGCTGAAgcgtgaggaggaaggaATCTATGAGGCAGCATCCGGATGATCATGATTGCGAGAACAGCATGCTCGCAGCTTTGTGTATCAGCGATTATTTAGAGAGTGCTGCGTGTGGAcaagctctactagtagtGACTAGTGAACCAATGTTGCAGCCACACGCTATTGATCACCGCGTGCAGAGCAAGTCCCTTTCACGTCATGGTGGCTATTTTTTTGTTTGTCCAATCGCGTCCACGGGGCAACCACAACTTGCGACGGaaattattatagtagcaaTGGCCTCGCCAAACGCTCGCGCGACCCATCTCTCACTAATGCAGGTCCACCGGGCAGTCCACCGTCACATCGTACGCACACCTGCCACGCCGACTTCTCCAGTGTCGCCGCTGCCCACATGCTGCCGCTTGAGTTGTTCCTCCCATGCGCGTGCATGCCTGGCTCAGCCCGAATTCACCGCAGTCCCTGTCATTGTCCATCTGCAACCAGCGTAGCCGCCCACGGCCGGAGCCATTGAGCGCACAGCATCGCCTGCCATGAATGGCTCTCCTCAGCTCAGCAGCTCCCCAGAGGAGACGCGCAACATGGGAAATGGAAATCTGCTCACACCCTCGCAACAAGGCGGCCCACGGCGCGGGAGTGGTGGTCTTCCGGCGCGGAATCGTGATGCTTCACCACATACCAACGGGAACACGCATAACCAGAACGCGCCGCCCTCTCCACGGTCGCCATCGACGGACACCAGCCAATGGAGCTCCGCCGTTGGCCATGCCACGACTGGCGGGAAGTCAGGACGTGTGATTGAGAAGCTCATGGCTGACAATGATCGTCTCAAGCGTGAGCTCAAAGAGCAAGTGATCAAAGCGGAGGAATTGCAACGAAGTGTTCAGATGTTCAAGCCTCGAATGGAATCGATTCAGGCCGAGAATGATAATTTGAGCCATCTCAGAGACGTGGACTCCGGATTATTGTCCAGACGAGAAAGAATCATACAGGAATTGAAGGCAGACTTGGCAAAAGAGAGAGAACGAAGCAAGGCCTTCGAGGATATGGCTCAGCGAAGTACTGCGGAAAGAGATGAAGCGGTCGAGGAGAAGCGAAGGGATCTGCAGATGATGGCGGAGCAGACGAAACATGCCCAACTTCATACAGAGATCCTGGAGAATAGTCACAGACAATTGAATCAGCAATACAAAGCTCGCGTAGAAGGTATCCGGACGGAAGTGCTGCAGTTGCagcaagagaaagaagaagaccgcAGGCGCTTGTCCAAGATGGACGTGGTATCAGATCAGATGCGACAGGAACTGGAACGGACAAGAAAGCTGCAAGCGGAGCTGGTGACAAAATGGGAGGAGCTACAACAAGAGAAACAAGAGCGATTCCAGGAGCTTGAGAGGGAGGCGAGAGAGGAGAACGAGAAGACACGGAAGCTCAGCGTTGAAATGGATCAAGTCGTGAACCAGATGCGCTGGGTGATGAACGTGAAGCGGAACACCAACTTGGATGGCAGCTAGACGCGGCATGAACCCATCTCCACATATTTTTCTTTGCGATTTAGCGGGCGTCATGGCATTCATGAGAAATGACATTGATATCACGATACTGGCTTGGCCATTTGCCGACTGGAGCCAGGCTAGAGACTCTTGACAGTTGGGTTGGTTCGAGCAAGCAAGCGTTGGGCGCGAGGGGGTAGGGCGAGATACGAAACATAGATTAGACGGGTATCTTCACGAAGACTCGCAGGCCGTCTCTGGCACTCCGGCGCGTTCGCGACACTCTCATTCACGAGCAACTAAGCAGCGGCCAGCAGCGACGCGAGGCAGCGCGCGAGCGCGCCTGCCGTTTTGATCTCATGCTGTGCCGTTGCGCCTTCCGCACCTCGACCAGGGCAAACAAGTAAAGTCGCCGACCAGCGCCGCAACAGTACCATTGCTTCTTCACTCACAAACGCACACGCCCGGAACCTACACACCAGCCAGGCCTCGCCGCAATCATGGCTGCAGACGTTGCGCAATACCTGCACGCCACTTTGTATCGGTTCAACGAACAGGCCAGGGCTGAGGTCGTGACTCGATTTCGCAAGGCAATTGGGGATGACGAGATCAATATCTCCTACTCGTCCATCACTGACGTATTCTTTCTTCAATGCGATTCTCAGCAAGGCGCCGCGGCCGACTTCGAGCTCAATCGAGTCATCAATGAATACATCAATGAGGAAATCCAAACAGCCGAGAAGGAAGATGTAAGCGGGCGCCGTCGAGTCCGTGATGGGTCGCTGGTTGACACTGATTGTGCACAGCGTGTACCTCATATCGTTCGCTTCCCGGAAAGCAACTTCGATGACCTGGCCGTAGTGGACGAGGGCAAAGAGCGACCTGATAGTTCACGCCTCGCGCGACAACCACGAAGCTCTATTCCTCGCACGCAGATTGTCATCGCACCGGAAGACGAAGCAAAAGTGGTGAAGTTGTTCCCGCTCCACGAGCTTCAAGCCCATGGGCTACTGGAAAGATGTCTGGCGTCACTCACCAACAAGTCCGAGACGCTTCTTAACACAGGCCTCGTTTGTCGCGCGGCGCGATGGTGTCCGCAAGACGGTCACATCTTCAATGGACGTACCGCTGGCCGCAGCTCCGTGTCAGTCTCCGAGCAGACCTTGGACCTGCCCCCCTTTGGGATTTTTTTTGACCGCAGAGAAGGAGTGCAGCTCCTTGAGCCACCAAACACCAATCGAGAGGAAAACACTACCGTCAAACAGTGGCTCGAAGGCATCGGCCAGACGCGACAGGGGCCATTGGACGCCAGCGTGGACATCCCAAAGGACGCGAAGCAACACTTAGCTTCGGCTCAAACACACACTGGTAAGTTATGCTGCCGATAAAGATGCTGCCCATGTAGGATTTCACAGTTATGCTAACAAAACACCAGCCGGACGTGCTCGTGTGGTGAAAGGCTTAGCTATCGTGCCAGCCGATCAGGCTTCTGACAAATCGGGAGAATCGTCAGAGAGCGAaagtgacgacgatgactttgCAGCGATACTCCAACCAACGTCCACTCCGAGCATGGTCCCATTCAGGGAAACAAGCAAGAGGCAAGCTCTAAACACTGGAGATAGCGCGAAGCATCACCCGTCGCTACAAGCCTCTGCCGTAAACACCAGTAACGGTCCTTTGTTACGCGATCTCAAGAAGGAACACATCGTTGGC from Cercospora beticola chromosome 1, complete sequence encodes:
- a CDS encoding uncharacterized protein (BUSCO:EOG09260C2V), coding for MASPPAASSQMLQQLNSAREISLKDHTLYPKVIPGIIPIISQSSTPLELRRWGADFLAETFASQAVTPDEKQQMSLGVLDTLKGYLNRRELMGEDEDKSVVKSAVQCAASIYPHVFRHTVSNTADSDTWGKVAAIKSSILRRMDTAPPGVRICCIKFVAAVVQTQTPGMIADPRRPENNEISLALVPRDHPVIPPANLEAEASGLLDRLLGVLQDNSSDPLIITATLNALSNLVHRRASISSKILSAILAFIPPTPPSGSIKDKLSFKSMTRTAMSFVLNCIKRNPNGPFGPRLQQHHERLKHNLNAVLSENPQLKRAAPDEPIDGLDDAKRQRLNKDATNGTSILQQQTPSYAALPAGPISLAQLWTLTTNQNAASFHVERVPRDSVIQLVQALIPSIPDDKLSMAVNIMRSRLLSLNKASDNAKGPPAGAIGASDERPKNEYPSGESEQVANRLDNAPPEGPDGDVAIGPFSLPAPPPLSSQEREEYSSMAVQRVFATLSDLDREARTKGKPVLSQYGLNRLATTAAIGHDRDGWIVMATRLATRASFDLEGDQAIVKTEDYDGTLIKKGHKTTLNYALRAALLTYVMENFRARIDAAIIWLNEEWYSEKLLQKQRQDDGEDVEDDDLPNYWHWTLRLLDMMMPYFDVKDGRVLIRLLSEVPAVNRAIFDRVKKIAEDPERILISTNALLYLIMFRPPVRQMAIDCAEEMYRENSDARSAAKKLLAKWRPGVVEQAGAAEA